The following proteins come from a genomic window of Synechococcus sp. NB0720_010:
- a CDS encoding glucosidase has translation MAERDQDQVPWSLWGSYLPERQWGTVREDYSADGNAWTSFPHDHARSRVYRWGEDGLLGICDSECRLCFSLALWNGQDPILKERPFGLANGEGNHGEDLKDYYFHLANTPTHSFMRGLYKYPQQRFPYEDLIAENGRRSRDEPEYELVDTGIFNESRYFDVFIEYAKRSPRDLAIRLRVINRGDQAAPLTLLPTLWLRNTWSWAYPDEQEQPMALKGDVLQAQVGGGLGAYELHCRNEGRWIFTDNETNTERLYQQPNTRPYQKDGFHRYLIESEQGAINPQQSGTKAARLLQRTLQPGEEWQVDLRLMAQDETSGNEAFGPETDALFVQREREWNEFFAERVPNLSKEDRLIHSSAAAGLLWCKKYYGWSVLRWLDGDPTSPVPPPQRWATDNAEWQRLHAHDVISMPDAWEYPYFCQWDLMFHAVAFAVIDPATAKQQAMVLRTPHYTAPNAQTPAYEWALSDPNPPIGAWAAMRIFQIERKQNDEGDLGFLHAALRKLILEYGWWANRNDRGGDNLFEGGFLGLDNIAVFDRRYPLADGSRIEQCDGTAWMASLSLNLLNISVELTRTEPEYADIAERFVYDFVQLALTLNLPGNRGYLNWDEQDGFYYDVIKRPDGSTEYLRTRSVSGLIPLLAVASFDVETIKRLPVLDVTQSLSWFLHERTSPDWLLDHFGQWRHDRLLFALVPEQRLRRICERLFDESEFLSPYGIRALSKVYEDQPYSFTEGSETQTLAYSPADSPVAMFGGNSNWRGPVWIPINFLLIESLQKFGHYYGADFKVEFPTGSGCWMNLWDVSLQLQHRLVNLFRRDASGQRPFLGDVELFQNDPHWRDLMLFNEYFHGDNGRGVGASHQTGWTAMVCKMINQLSRYPAPGAPSSQSADSH, from the coding sequence ATGGCGGAACGGGACCAGGACCAGGTGCCCTGGTCGCTTTGGGGCAGCTATTTGCCGGAGCGCCAATGGGGGACGGTTCGAGAGGACTACTCCGCCGATGGCAACGCTTGGACCTCCTTTCCCCATGACCATGCCCGTTCACGGGTCTATCGCTGGGGAGAGGACGGTCTGCTGGGGATCTGCGATTCGGAATGTCGCCTCTGCTTTTCGCTGGCCCTTTGGAATGGTCAGGATCCAATCCTCAAGGAGCGCCCCTTTGGCTTGGCCAACGGCGAGGGGAACCACGGCGAGGATCTCAAGGACTACTACTTCCACCTCGCCAATACGCCGACCCACAGCTTCATGCGTGGGCTCTACAAGTACCCGCAGCAGCGCTTCCCCTACGAAGACCTGATCGCTGAGAACGGCCGGCGCAGTCGCGATGAACCCGAGTACGAACTGGTCGACACCGGCATCTTTAACGAGAGCCGCTATTTCGATGTCTTTATCGAGTACGCCAAGCGCTCCCCCCGCGACCTGGCGATTCGCCTGAGGGTGATCAACCGCGGTGATCAGGCGGCTCCGTTGACCCTGCTGCCCACCCTCTGGTTACGCAACACCTGGAGCTGGGCCTATCCGGATGAGCAGGAGCAGCCGATGGCTCTCAAGGGTGATGTCCTGCAGGCCCAGGTGGGCGGTGGCTTGGGCGCTTACGAACTCCACTGCCGCAATGAGGGGCGTTGGATTTTTACCGACAACGAAACCAACACCGAACGCCTCTACCAACAGCCCAATACGCGGCCCTATCAAAAAGATGGCTTCCACCGCTATTTGATCGAGTCCGAGCAGGGAGCGATCAACCCCCAGCAGAGTGGGACCAAGGCTGCTCGCCTCCTGCAGCGCACCCTGCAACCTGGCGAGGAATGGCAGGTGGACCTGCGCCTGATGGCCCAGGACGAGACCAGTGGGAATGAGGCCTTTGGTCCTGAGACCGATGCCCTGTTTGTGCAAAGGGAGCGGGAATGGAACGAGTTCTTCGCCGAGCGTGTTCCCAACCTCTCCAAGGAGGACCGTTTAATCCACAGCAGCGCCGCGGCGGGTTTGCTGTGGTGCAAGAAGTACTACGGCTGGAGTGTTCTGCGCTGGCTGGACGGCGATCCGACCTCCCCGGTGCCACCCCCCCAGCGCTGGGCGACGGACAACGCGGAATGGCAGCGGCTGCATGCCCACGACGTGATTTCGATGCCCGATGCCTGGGAGTACCCCTACTTCTGCCAATGGGACCTGATGTTCCATGCGGTCGCCTTTGCGGTGATCGATCCGGCGACGGCCAAGCAACAGGCGATGGTTCTGCGGACGCCCCACTACACGGCGCCGAATGCGCAAACCCCTGCCTACGAGTGGGCCCTTTCTGATCCCAACCCGCCGATTGGCGCCTGGGCGGCGATGCGCATTTTTCAGATCGAGCGCAAGCAGAACGACGAGGGCGATCTGGGCTTTCTGCATGCGGCCCTGCGGAAGTTGATCCTGGAATACGGCTGGTGGGCGAACCGTAATGACCGGGGGGGGGACAACCTCTTTGAGGGGGGCTTCCTCGGTCTCGACAACATCGCGGTGTTTGATCGCCGTTACCCCTTGGCCGATGGCAGCCGCATTGAGCAGTGCGACGGGACCGCCTGGATGGCCTCCTTGAGCCTGAACCTGCTCAATATCAGTGTGGAATTGACGCGCACGGAACCCGAGTACGCCGATATCGCGGAGCGGTTTGTCTACGACTTTGTTCAGCTGGCCCTGACGCTGAACCTGCCCGGCAATCGCGGCTACCTGAATTGGGATGAGCAGGACGGCTTCTATTACGACGTCATCAAACGACCGGATGGATCGACGGAATACCTGCGGACCCGCTCGGTCTCTGGCCTGATTCCACTGTTGGCTGTGGCCAGCTTTGACGTTGAGACGATCAAACGGCTGCCTGTTCTTGATGTCACCCAGAGCTTGAGCTGGTTTTTGCATGAACGCACCAGCCCAGATTGGTTGTTGGATCACTTCGGGCAATGGCGCCATGACCGCCTGCTGTTTGCCCTGGTGCCGGAGCAGCGGCTCCGCCGCATCTGCGAGCGGCTCTTTGACGAATCAGAGTTTCTCTCGCCCTACGGCATTCGCGCCCTCTCGAAGGTCTACGAAGACCAGCCCTACAGCTTTACCGAGGGGAGTGAGACCCAAACCTTGGCCTACAGCCCAGCCGATAGCCCGGTGGCGATGTTTGGTGGTAACTCCAACTGGCGCGGTCCCGTTTGGATCCCAATCAACTTTCTCTTGATTGAGTCCCTGCAGAAGTTTGGCCACTACTACGGCGCTGACTTCAAGGTGGAGTTCCCCACCGGCTCTGGCTGCTGGATGAATCTTTGGGATGTCTCGCTGCAACTGCAGCATCGTTTGGTCAATTTGTTTCGCCGTGATGCCTCCGGTCAGCGGCCCTTCTTGGGCGATGTGGAGCTGTTTCAGAACGATCCCCATTGGCGGGATCTGATGCTGTTCAACGAGTATTTCCACGGCGACAACGGCCGGGGGGTCGGGGCGAGTCACCAAACCGGTTGGACGGCGATGGTCTGCAAGATGATCAATCAGCTCAGCCGCTATCCAGCGCCAGGCGCCCCTTCATCACAATCAGCGGACAGCCATTGA
- a CDS encoding GMC oxidoreductase: MFEAQLQKPDRQDFDLVIIGSGAGGGTLARVLAPTGLRILILERGDWLPQEPENWDAEAVFQKGRYVSKDIWYDGKGQPFQPGSHYFVGGATKMYGAHHFRLRQRDFEELEHRDGVSPAWPLRYSDFEPFYQKAEEMYHVHGLRGEDPTDPPSSAPYPHPPISHEPRIQQLADDLRSAGLNPFHAPSGVMLNEANMEISRCRRCNNCDGFPCLVHAKGDAEVCGVRPALKESGNVSLLTRAEVKRLVTNPEGSAVTSIEVERDGEQLSYKANVVVVSCGAANSARLLLMSANDRHPRGLANGSDQVGRNYMFHNSKAAVALSHEPNPTVFQKTISINDWYFGDADYDYPMGNIQMTGKTRGAIMKGYAPLETFLVPGWTMDKIAEHALDFWVSTEDLPDPNNRVTIDAGGHIHLNYKVNNQTSADRLWGRLQGILDKLYLKKHLVERQVYIKNAMGIAAVGHQAGTCRFGTDPASSVLDVNCKAHELDNLYVVDTSFFPSIGAVNPSLTAIANAIRVGEHLTARLRT, from the coding sequence GTGTTCGAGGCACAACTGCAGAAGCCCGATCGTCAGGACTTCGATCTGGTGATCATTGGCAGTGGTGCTGGTGGCGGCACCTTGGCGCGGGTTCTCGCGCCGACGGGTCTGCGCATCTTGATCCTGGAGCGCGGGGATTGGTTGCCCCAGGAACCGGAGAATTGGGATGCCGAAGCTGTTTTTCAGAAGGGTCGATACGTCTCCAAAGACATCTGGTACGACGGCAAGGGCCAGCCGTTCCAGCCAGGAAGTCATTACTTCGTCGGTGGTGCCACCAAGATGTATGGCGCCCACCATTTCCGTCTGCGGCAGCGGGACTTTGAGGAGCTGGAACACCGCGACGGCGTCTCCCCGGCGTGGCCCCTGCGCTACAGCGACTTCGAGCCTTTTTACCAAAAGGCCGAGGAGATGTATCACGTCCATGGACTTCGCGGTGAGGACCCCACCGACCCCCCAAGTTCAGCGCCCTATCCCCATCCGCCGATTTCCCACGAACCGCGGATTCAACAGCTTGCCGATGATCTGCGCTCGGCCGGATTGAACCCCTTTCATGCCCCCAGTGGCGTGATGCTGAATGAAGCCAATATGGAGATCAGCCGCTGTAGGCGCTGCAACAACTGTGATGGCTTCCCCTGTCTGGTGCATGCCAAAGGTGATGCCGAGGTCTGTGGTGTCAGACCGGCGCTCAAGGAAAGCGGAAATGTCTCCCTCTTGACCCGCGCTGAGGTGAAGCGCCTGGTGACCAATCCAGAGGGGAGTGCCGTCACCTCCATTGAGGTGGAACGCGATGGGGAACAGCTCAGCTACAAGGCCAATGTTGTGGTCGTCAGTTGCGGTGCGGCGAATAGCGCCCGCTTGCTGTTGATGTCGGCCAACGATCGTCATCCCCGCGGATTGGCCAATGGCTCCGATCAGGTGGGCCGGAACTACATGTTCCACAACAGCAAGGCCGCCGTTGCCCTGTCCCACGAGCCCAATCCAACGGTCTTCCAGAAGACCATCTCAATCAATGACTGGTATTTCGGCGATGCCGATTACGACTACCCGATGGGCAATATTCAAATGACGGGTAAGACCCGCGGCGCGATCATGAAGGGCTACGCCCCGCTGGAGACCTTCCTGGTTCCGGGCTGGACCATGGACAAAATCGCCGAACACGCCCTCGACTTTTGGGTGTCAACGGAGGATCTGCCGGATCCAAATAACAGGGTGACGATTGATGCGGGGGGGCACATTCACCTGAACTACAAGGTCAATAACCAGACCTCAGCGGATCGGCTCTGGGGTCGCCTTCAGGGAATCCTCGACAAGCTCTACTTGAAGAAACACCTGGTGGAGCGTCAGGTGTACATCAAAAATGCCATGGGCATCGCGGCCGTGGGTCACCAGGCTGGGACCTGCCGGTTTGGCACGGATCCGGCGAGCTCGGTGCTCGATGTCAATTGCAAGGCCCATGAGCTCGACAACCTGTATGTCGTCGATACCAGCTTCTTCCCCAGCATTGGGGCGGTGAATCCATCCCTCACCGCCATCGCCAATGCCATTCGTGTGGGCGAGCACCTGACGGCTCGCCTGAGGACCTAG
- a CDS encoding DoxX family protein, whose amino-acid sequence MDVTLVNLLVPDAPAGLAPSPIAEASLLVLRVFTGICFIRHGWPKLKNLQTWSQMLGTPAWLCFLSAGSMWAGGIALVAGILTPIAAFGILVSMAYAMVLEMKGGLPFVAVDPYLIPEGDYAGPLGVGEPPSWEKAAMYVVMCVVLIGCGGGFFSLDHAITEQVLQTGLTL is encoded by the coding sequence GTGGACGTCACTCTTGTGAATTTGCTGGTGCCCGATGCACCCGCAGGTCTGGCCCCTTCGCCTATTGCGGAAGCCTCCTTGCTGGTGCTGCGGGTCTTTACGGGGATCTGCTTCATCCGCCATGGCTGGCCGAAGCTGAAAAACCTGCAGACCTGGTCGCAAATGTTGGGCACCCCGGCCTGGCTCTGCTTTCTCTCAGCCGGATCGATGTGGGCCGGCGGCATCGCGTTGGTGGCCGGAATCCTGACCCCGATTGCGGCCTTTGGAATTCTGGTGTCGATGGCCTACGCCATGGTCCTGGAGATGAAGGGTGGACTGCCCTTCGTTGCCGTTGACCCCTATCTGATTCCAGAAGGGGACTACGCCGGCCCCCTTGGGGTGGGCGAGCCCCCCAGCTGGGAGAAAGCGGCGATGTATGTCGTGATGTGTGTTGTCTTGATCGGTTGCGGCGGCGGCTTCTTCTCGCTGGATCACGCCATTACCGAGCAGGTGCTCCAGACCGGCCTCACCCTCTAG
- a CDS encoding VOC family protein, which translates to MTPQIKSIGFSCSDANRLSAFYETHLGFSPVAAFDIDAGPYAELIGLPGSRLRLHQLQLGQERLEFTEVLELGPGLPPGRPIQQDSRSCDLWFQHICIVVSDMAKAAEPITAQVQAGALQPISTGPQTLPQWNQGAAGIQAYKFHDPEGHCLELLQFPGGKGDARWHPNTPAGTFLGIDHSAIANANTERSTAFYGDLLGLRFGGDGVNHGLEQDRLDGLEGTRVHISSHRCPEGAGVECLNYIEPTGGRPLPVDQSAADLAHWQIRLEVAELDAISQRLESFGGSHVSDGVQTLNSEQAALLGFQRGLQVRDPDGHQLQLISVD; encoded by the coding sequence ATGACTCCCCAGATCAAAAGCATCGGCTTCAGCTGCTCAGATGCCAACCGCCTCAGCGCGTTCTACGAAACACACCTCGGCTTCAGCCCGGTGGCCGCGTTCGACATCGACGCCGGTCCCTACGCGGAGCTCATCGGCCTGCCTGGAAGCCGCTTGCGCCTGCACCAACTCCAACTCGGCCAGGAGCGTTTGGAGTTCACCGAGGTCCTGGAACTAGGCCCAGGACTGCCCCCAGGGCGTCCGATTCAGCAGGATTCCAGAAGTTGCGATCTCTGGTTTCAGCACATCTGCATCGTGGTCTCCGACATGGCGAAGGCGGCGGAGCCGATCACGGCCCAGGTGCAGGCCGGTGCGCTTCAGCCCATCTCCACTGGTCCGCAAACGTTGCCGCAGTGGAACCAAGGGGCGGCTGGAATTCAGGCCTACAAATTCCACGACCCCGAAGGGCACTGCCTTGAGCTGCTGCAGTTCCCAGGGGGCAAAGGCGATGCCCGCTGGCATCCCAACACGCCTGCCGGGACCTTCCTTGGCATCGACCACAGCGCCATTGCCAACGCCAACACCGAACGCAGCACTGCGTTCTATGGAGACCTCCTAGGCCTGCGCTTCGGCGGTGATGGGGTGAACCATGGCCTGGAGCAGGACCGGCTGGATGGTCTGGAGGGAACGCGGGTCCACATCAGTTCCCACCGCTGCCCTGAGGGAGCGGGGGTGGAATGCCTGAACTACATCGAGCCCACCGGGGGGAGGCCCCTGCCGGTCGATCAATCCGCGGCAGACCTGGCCCACTGGCAGATCCGTCTTGAGGTCGCAGAGCTCGATGCCATCAGCCAACGTCTCGAGTCCTTTGGCGGCTCGCACGTGTCCGACGGAGTGCAGACGCTGAACAGCGAGCAGGCGGCGCTCTTGGGTTTCCAGCGGGGATTGCAGGTGCGCGATCCAGACGGCCACCAGCTGCAGTTAATCAGCGTGGATTAA
- a CDS encoding SMP-30/gluconolactonase/LRE family protein — protein MSPLAPHCDCLDPRFKQLVLFNAELELLAEGFRWLEGPLWFGDHHCLLFNDIPNNRTLRWSERDGVSVFREPSDFANGQARDAAGRLIQCHHSSRCLTRLEHDGQVTTLVDAAEGKRLNAPNDVVVKRDGSIWFSDPLYGLLNDYEGGRQASEQPAALYRLDPETGALDAVIRDLDGPNGLAFSPDEQWLYVAETGAPDADEPRQHIIRYPVAADGRSLGPGQFFHKVNVGWADGFQIDEQGNLWCSAGDGVHVIAADGALLGKIRVPQRVSNLCFGDRYGSRLFICASNQLYSLFTNTRGTR, from the coding sequence ATGAGCCCGCTTGCTCCTCACTGCGACTGCCTCGACCCGCGCTTCAAGCAGCTGGTGCTCTTCAACGCGGAGCTCGAGCTACTTGCGGAGGGATTTCGCTGGCTGGAGGGTCCGCTCTGGTTTGGAGACCACCACTGCCTTCTGTTTAACGACATCCCCAACAACCGCACGCTGCGCTGGAGCGAACGCGATGGGGTCAGTGTCTTTCGGGAACCCTCTGACTTCGCCAACGGACAAGCCCGTGATGCCGCTGGACGCCTGATCCAATGCCATCACAGCAGTCGCTGTCTCACCCGACTGGAACACGATGGACAGGTGACGACCCTGGTGGATGCGGCCGAAGGTAAACGCCTGAATGCACCGAACGATGTCGTGGTGAAGCGGGATGGATCGATCTGGTTTAGCGATCCCCTCTATGGCCTGCTCAATGACTACGAAGGGGGCCGGCAAGCCTCTGAGCAGCCCGCTGCGCTCTATCGCCTGGACCCTGAAACAGGCGCGCTTGATGCAGTGATCCGCGACCTCGACGGACCGAATGGTCTGGCCTTCTCACCCGATGAGCAGTGGCTGTATGTCGCTGAGACAGGAGCCCCTGACGCCGATGAACCGCGGCAACACATCATTCGCTATCCAGTTGCAGCCGATGGACGCAGCCTGGGACCGGGTCAGTTCTTTCACAAAGTCAATGTCGGCTGGGCCGACGGATTTCAAATCGATGAGCAGGGGAACCTCTGGTGCAGCGCCGGTGATGGCGTGCATGTGATTGCCGCGGATGGAGCGCTCCTCGGAAAAATTCGCGTTCCCCAACGGGTCTCGAACCTCTGCTTTGGCGATCGCTACGGCAGTCGCCTCTTCATCTGTGCCTCGAACCAGCTCTATTCCCTCTTCACAAACACCCGAGGTACCCGATGA
- a CDS encoding cupin domain-containing protein: MNNSDQGIALGYWHLWRDADGISRQTYCELSGFELIQLGPRNTPLFNRVIENELMATAVVLPVGWKASWHENPAPKLIYVLKGRWAITSMDGQRIEVGPGEFSFGGDQNCITDAEGRCGHLSEQLGDEPCIQMAIQPRDERWLNLQPGCFAQP; the protein is encoded by the coding sequence GTGAACAACAGCGACCAAGGCATTGCTCTTGGCTACTGGCACCTTTGGCGTGATGCCGATGGCATCAGTCGACAGACCTACTGCGAGCTCAGCGGTTTTGAGTTGATCCAACTGGGACCGCGCAATACCCCTCTGTTCAACCGGGTGATTGAGAACGAGTTAATGGCCACGGCCGTGGTCCTACCCGTGGGTTGGAAAGCGAGCTGGCATGAAAACCCAGCACCCAAATTGATCTATGTGCTCAAGGGGCGCTGGGCCATCACGAGCATGGATGGCCAGCGCATTGAAGTGGGGCCTGGCGAGTTCTCCTTCGGCGGCGATCAGAACTGCATCACCGATGCCGAGGGACGCTGCGGTCACCTCTCCGAACAACTGGGGGATGAACCCTGCATCCAGATGGCCATCCAACCGCGGGATGAGCGCTGGCTGAATCTGCAACCGGGTTGTTTTGCCCAGCCATGA
- a CDS encoding SDR family NAD(P)-dependent oxidoreductase — protein MSTNPYAMETLSNFLKGKVIIVTGGNSGIGKSIVETVARLGAKVVIDYRSHPEATEELEQEIGELGGCSYGVQADVGKLDDLQRLVEAAVSRYGRLDVMVNNAGIETRTSILDTTPEDFDKVLNVNLRGVFFATQYAAKQMIAQGSGGRVINISSVHEDWPMPNNTPYCVAKGGVRMLTRTAGVELASKGVTIVNVGPGAVATPINDSTMNNPELLAKLNAAIPMGRMAQPDEIAKVVAFLASDAASYITATSIFADGGIMQSSPGL, from the coding sequence ATGTCGACGAATCCCTACGCCATGGAGACCCTCTCCAATTTCCTCAAGGGAAAGGTGATCATCGTGACGGGCGGCAACAGCGGAATTGGTAAGTCGATTGTTGAAACGGTGGCCCGCCTTGGCGCCAAGGTGGTGATCGACTACCGCTCCCATCCCGAGGCAACGGAAGAGCTCGAGCAAGAGATTGGCGAGCTGGGGGGCTGCTCCTATGGGGTGCAGGCCGATGTGGGCAAGTTGGATGATTTGCAGCGTTTGGTTGAGGCCGCGGTGAGTCGTTATGGCCGCCTCGATGTCATGGTGAATAACGCTGGTATCGAAACCAGGACGTCGATTCTGGACACCACGCCAGAGGATTTCGACAAGGTCCTGAATGTCAACCTGCGCGGCGTTTTCTTCGCGACCCAGTACGCCGCCAAGCAGATGATCGCCCAGGGCAGTGGCGGCCGTGTGATCAATATCTCCTCGGTGCATGAGGACTGGCCGATGCCCAATAACACCCCCTATTGCGTGGCCAAGGGTGGTGTGCGGATGTTGACCCGAACCGCTGGCGTGGAGCTGGCCTCCAAGGGCGTGACGATCGTGAATGTGGGGCCGGGCGCTGTGGCCACGCCGATCAACGACTCGACGATGAACAACCCGGAGTTGCTGGCCAAGCTCAACGCCGCGATCCCGATGGGGCGGATGGCTCAGCCCGATGAGATCGCCAAGGTGGTGGCTTTCCTGGCGAGCGATGCCGCCAGCTACATCACGGCCACCAGCATCTTTGCCGATGGCGGAATCATGCAGAGCAGTCCTGGTCTTTAA
- a CDS encoding chloride channel protein — translation MVLRTRELIRNLLQLSLLGVLVGVACWPFNMLDRWQDQLLGLLPAFSGEGWTPTSLALACSPLVVVPILLLLQRGIWARGAGSGIPQTMTSIEHPAQASALLGWAPSLQRLALWGIASLALIPIGREGPVVQVGASAAHFLRRRFPNWFYGLGQAELLAVAGGAGLAGGFDTPLLGVVFVVEEFISAFSSTLIWPALVVSGMAASFSNLAGQPMFALGTVGVEPMELLQVLWALPVGLLGGLVGAAFARLLLAGTRRGVALARRYPIRLGLGVGAFLSLFLLVSGGMGGGDGELLMGRLLFGSADGVELPHGLWTDLLTLVLRIIGPVLALSTGIPGGLIDPSFTFGAAMGQVIGDLAGSPQLFLALGMVAGLSGATQLPVMSILFGIRLAGDQQLLPGLLVACVLAAYVSRQFVAKPIYHALHALSGEATKTSP, via the coding sequence GTGGTTCTGCGCACCCGCGAGCTGATCCGCAACCTGTTGCAGTTGTCGCTGCTTGGTGTGCTCGTCGGGGTGGCCTGTTGGCCCTTCAACATGCTCGATCGTTGGCAGGACCAACTGCTGGGTCTGCTGCCGGCCTTCAGTGGTGAGGGGTGGACCCCAACCTCCCTTGCCTTGGCCTGTTCGCCGCTGGTGGTGGTGCCGATCCTGCTGTTGTTGCAACGGGGAATCTGGGCCCGGGGCGCCGGCTCGGGTATCCCCCAGACCATGACCAGCATTGAGCATCCAGCCCAAGCCTCGGCGCTGCTGGGCTGGGCACCCAGCCTGCAGCGCTTGGCCCTTTGGGGAATCGCCAGCCTTGCCCTGATCCCGATCGGCCGTGAGGGGCCCGTGGTGCAGGTCGGTGCGTCGGCCGCCCATTTTTTGCGGCGCCGTTTCCCGAATTGGTTCTATGGCTTAGGGCAAGCCGAGCTCTTGGCGGTGGCCGGCGGTGCTGGTTTGGCCGGGGGTTTCGATACGCCGCTCTTGGGTGTGGTGTTTGTGGTGGAGGAGTTCATCAGTGCCTTTTCCTCCACCCTGATCTGGCCTGCCCTGGTCGTCAGTGGGATGGCCGCCTCCTTCAGCAACCTGGCCGGTCAGCCGATGTTTGCCTTGGGCACCGTGGGCGTCGAGCCGATGGAACTGCTGCAGGTGCTTTGGGCGCTTCCCGTTGGCCTGCTCGGCGGTTTGGTGGGGGCGGCCTTCGCCCGCCTGTTGCTGGCGGGCACCCGTCGGGGTGTTGCGTTGGCGCGCCGTTATCCGATTCGTTTAGGCCTCGGTGTCGGAGCGTTCCTGTCGCTGTTCCTGCTGGTCAGCGGCGGTATGGGAGGTGGTGACGGCGAGCTGCTGATGGGGCGGTTGCTGTTTGGCTCAGCCGATGGGGTGGAGCTCCCCCATGGGTTGTGGACCGATCTGCTCACGCTTGTGCTGCGGATCATTGGTCCGGTTTTGGCCCTCTCCACCGGTATCCCCGGCGGATTGATTGATCCCTCCTTCACCTTTGGCGCGGCCATGGGACAGGTGATCGGCGATCTTGCGGGCTCGCCTCAACTCTTTTTGGCCTTGGGCATGGTGGCTGGACTGTCCGGCGCCACCCAGCTCCCGGTGATGTCAATTCTCTTTGGGATTCGACTGGCGGGAGATCAGCAGTTGCTACCGGGACTGCTGGTGGCTTGCGTGCTGGCCGCCTACGTCAGCCGGCAGTTCGTTGCCAAGCCGATCTACCACGCACTCCATGCCCTGAGTGGCGAAGCTACGAAGACGTCTCCGTAA
- a CDS encoding NAD(P)/FAD-dependent oxidoreductase encodes MAPERFFLELTPPSELLRSAPHVVIVGGGFAGLRAAHVLAGKTVRVTLIDRRNFNLFQPLLYQVASGLVSQTDVASPLRVMLGESENIQILMGEVDDINTKDKEVVFNNRRYRYDHLVLAAGATSSYFGHDEWRSEAIPMKTLEDAYAIRRKVLNSLEEAEQTPDPERRKWLQSVVVIGGGPTGCELAASLNDLMRHTLERDFMQIDPTHCKVTLVDPGDRVLRAMDPQLSASAGDHLKAKGVELLLGGRVKDISEGKVVITTKDGEVTLEANTICWTAGVAASPLGKLLAERTGCELDRGGRVVVEPDFSIKGHGEIRVIGDLCSYSHTRDGKPLPGMAGPAVQMGGWVAKDILAQCQSQPNPAFAFTDFGSMAVVGPLFAVANLRGLKLSGPLGWVLWGLAHLAFMPANESRLTLLTKWLWMIATRERSALVITETSS; translated from the coding sequence ATGGCTCCCGAACGCTTTTTTCTCGAGCTGACCCCTCCGTCTGAATTGCTCAGATCCGCGCCCCATGTGGTGATCGTTGGCGGTGGGTTTGCCGGGCTGCGGGCGGCCCATGTCCTGGCGGGGAAGACCGTTCGCGTCACCCTGATCGACAGGCGCAACTTCAACCTATTCCAGCCCCTGCTTTATCAGGTGGCTTCTGGCCTGGTCTCCCAAACCGATGTGGCCTCCCCCCTGCGGGTGATGTTGGGGGAATCCGAAAACATCCAGATCCTGATGGGGGAAGTGGATGACATCAATACCAAGGACAAGGAGGTGGTCTTCAACAACCGCCGCTACCGCTACGACCATCTCGTTCTGGCCGCAGGAGCGACCAGCAGCTACTTCGGCCATGACGAATGGCGCAGCGAGGCCATTCCGATGAAGACCCTGGAGGATGCCTACGCCATCCGCCGCAAAGTCTTGAACTCCCTCGAGGAGGCCGAGCAAACCCCCGACCCAGAACGCCGCAAGTGGCTGCAATCCGTGGTGGTGATCGGAGGAGGTCCAACCGGCTGCGAACTCGCCGCATCCCTCAACGATCTGATGCGGCACACCCTGGAGCGGGATTTCATGCAGATCGATCCCACCCACTGCAAGGTCACGCTGGTGGACCCAGGCGATCGAGTCCTGCGGGCCATGGATCCGCAGCTCTCAGCCTCGGCTGGCGATCACCTCAAAGCCAAGGGGGTCGAGCTCCTGCTGGGGGGGCGTGTCAAGGACATCAGCGAGGGCAAGGTCGTCATCACCACCAAAGATGGCGAAGTCACCCTGGAGGCCAACACCATCTGCTGGACGGCCGGTGTCGCCGCCTCCCCCCTCGGGAAGCTGCTGGCCGAGCGCACCGGCTGTGAACTCGACCGTGGCGGCCGAGTCGTAGTGGAGCCGGACTTTTCGATCAAAGGGCATGGCGAGATCCGAGTGATCGGAGATCTCTGCAGCTACAGCCATACCCGCGATGGCAAACCCCTGCCTGGGATGGCCGGCCCGGCGGTGCAGATGGGGGGCTGGGTGGCCAAGGACATCCTGGCCCAGTGCCAAAGCCAGCCCAATCCCGCATTTGCGTTCACCGACTTCGGCAGCATGGCGGTGGTCGGACCACTCTTTGCGGTCGCCAACCTGCGGGGCCTCAAACTCAGCGGTCCCCTGGGCTGGGTCCTCTGGGGCCTGGCGCACCTGGCCTTCATGCCCGCCAATGAAAGTCGGTTGACGTTGCTGACCAAATGGCTCTGGATGATTGCCACCCGCGAGCGCTCAGCCCTGGTGATTACGGAGACGTCTTCGTAG